atttatttaagaATACTTAATtccatacattttttttttaattaatgtGAATGCATAATGCgtctattttctttttttcctacctttttataagatatatatattttagtgTAATATTAACAATTTCTTTTAGCTAAAATGCAAGGAGATAACGAAATATATaatcttaaaaattttttaaatggagtacatatttatattttaattaaatattctTTTGTCTATAAAAtcttataatataatttttatttaatataaaatttatgtaaaaaaattaaaggaattTATGCTGacacataaattttatttattttattttttcttagaATGATAAATTGAATAAATCTAAATTAAACCAACTTTATCAATTATATTCTAAAACTACATGTGATAATGCGGATGTTTCCAATCATTTATGTCCCCCATATACAGATTTGATCACACTGCCTCCTCGTCTTTGGCAGCTTtatagaaaatttgaaaagaacttataattaatatatgataaatCAAAAGGATTTGATAACCCGTGGGAAATGAATCAAGAAAAACTTTGTTCTTATTTGAAATACTGGATATATGACCAATTAGTAAGTGAAAAAGTCacagataaaaatttttcgatatttttcaATCTCTGGAATGagcgtaaaaataaatgcccTAGCTGTGATTGCGAATTTAACATTACACGCTTTACCGAAGCGAAGCAGTTGAAAAAAGTTTATgattattctttatttttaaaggtatataaaaatattgctaaaataaacaaacataTATCTAAAATGTATTATTGTAATTATATTGAGAAGGCTAAGGTATTGCGCTTTCTATTATTAGAATTCACATGtaaagaaaatgaacaaaataaagaattttgtgatgaatttaataaatacgTGCGTCATTATATTAATGATGAAGACTTAGTGATAGATGAGCTagaagaggaagatgaaCATACAGAGGGAGATGGTGATACAGagaatgatgaaaatgataCTGCAATTTCTTGCGATGTGGATTTAACAAAGGATCCTCGTCTAACAGAAGGTATTTATGTATACGATTATTAGTAGTGCACTTAAATTTGGAGCATGCATTACATAATATTAAACGTAGaactaaaaat
Above is a genomic segment from Plasmodium cynomolgi strain B DNA, scaffold: 0056, whole genome shotgun sequence containing:
- a CDS encoding hypothetical protein (putative) — encoded protein: MNQEKLCSYLKYWIYDQLVSEKVTDKNFSIFFNLWNERKNKCPSCDCEFNITRFTEAKQLKKVYDYSLFLKVYKNIAKINKHISKMYYCNYIEKAKVLRFLLLEFTCKENEQNKEFCDEFNKYVRHYINDEDLVIDELEEEDEHTEGDGDTENDENDTAISCDVDLTKDPRLTEDFRKAKEIVEELAAGKKKEQ